In the Vibrio sp. FE10 genome, TTAGATCACGTTTCGATCATTTAAACATAACAAGGTCTATTTTTAAGTAGACTATTCATAATGACTATTTGCGTTTATTTATCGTTAAGTTTTATGAGTGGAGGTGGTTATACGCCCATTTATGTCTAATACGGGAAATGATTACTGGGGTCATAATTGTTAGGGAAGTGCTTATGTGGTTAGATGAAGTCGTAAAGCTGATATAAACATTTTACTGAAGTGCAGTTATACTGGCTCGATAGGCGTCATATCAAAGCAGAAGTGGATTGATTCGTAGTAAAAATCGGTACATGGACAAAATTTAAGGTAAGTAAACATCAGAAAACTAATCTATAAGTACCAAGTATGCCTCCGACCTACATTCATTTATAGATCTTCCCTATGCTTAAGCAACTCTCAACTTTATTCATTTTCATGTATGTTCTATTGACAATGTGTTACATCTAAAGGCAACAGTATGCAGTTAATCAACGTGATATTTTTAATCAGATCAGGGTGATCTTGTAATAGGAGAAACCACTAGTAGATTTGAACTGATAATAGTAGATAAACAACAAAATTGCGTGTCGTTTTAATCTGAACATGTCTAAATTCAAGCTCTCTTAGTTTTGTTACCTCAACTAAAGGAGCTTGAACCAGTTTTAAAATTTAAGCTGTAGCCAACACGATAGATAGTGGTTATCTCCAAAAAATCACCAAGTATCGCTAGTTTTTTTCTTAGTGTCATAATTACCATGTTTAATGAATTTTCCCCTACGTAAGAATCAGGCCAACCAACTTGGGTTAAATGCTCTTTGGTTAAATGTACCTCGCTATGAGCAAGCAATTCTCTTAAAATTAAGAATTCACTTCGACTAAATCGCTTACTTATGGTTTTATTTTCCTTAGGGTCAAAGAGCTCTGCTTTCAACGATCCTTCATGTAATTGTAATTTCATTTTCTATAACACCAGATTCTTATAATTGAGAACTATTATTCAGCGGTTTATACTCACTAACAATGTCTGCTATTAGTTATCATCTCGTGTAATGCCTAGTTTGGTTTCTTGTACTATCACGTTATATATTGAACGAAATGATACTTATTTTCGTTAACTCTTTAGGCCGCGTGCTACTGATAAACTCAGAATGGCATTTGGTCTTAAGCTCTTCTACGTTTGTCTGATTGCTAACCGGATTTGATGCACAATCTAATGTTGGAACCTTACCAACCCACCTGACAGTAGCCTTTGAAGCAGATACATCAAATGAAAATAAAATCGTTAATACAGTTATTACAAATAGGTATGAGTTCATCATAGGCACCTTGTTTTATTGTTTTTGTTGAATGCCAAGTATGGGCGTTGATCTAGCAAACCGTAAAATAAATAGTTATAAATATTTATTTGAAGAATGAAGCCGAGGAGGTGTTAAGTAAACGGATTGTTTTAAGGTGATGGAGTTGTCGTCGAATGGTTTCAACATCACGGAACAGGTTAAGTTTCAAATGGTGGCATCTGCCGTGGCGCTAGTATTCAATTGTTTTAGATTATCTAATCTAGAAATCATATTGTGCATGCACACTGTTTAAAATAAATATTTGTACGACTAAAAATACAAGGTATCTAGCGCCGCGTATCCAATATTCGGCCAAAATAAACTTCAAATAGTGGCTGGTTTTAGAAATTACCATTTATTCAATAAGACCATAGAAGGGCATTATTAATATAAATTTTCAGAAAGTGCCATTATGCAAGTAAGTAAAATAAAAATACTTAGATGCTATATTTTTTTGAAGAATGTGAGTCAAAATGTCAGTTCAATTATCATGGTCAGGTCGAATAATGATGTATGTTATCGATGAAAATTTATTTACGAAAGCTATCGGTGTCAGTTATCAATCTCCACAAGGAAAAAGGTTTCGTCAGATTGCGATAAGAAGCCTGCAGAAGGTCGAACAAGATATCGCACATAACCAAGAGTCTACTAAACATCTTGCTCATCGTATTAGAGGCATAGCACTATCATGTGGTGTTGTCGACATCGGAAGAATTTGTTCAAAGATAGAGCTATATGATTCAGTCATTAGTGATCATTTGGCACAAAAAGCATTAAAAGATAGCGTTAATATATTGATCCATCTTTGTGAAGAATAGGGGGTGTAAATTGTTATTAAAAAATAGAATTATTATGATGAACGCTTCAATATTAGTGATTTTTGTGGCCCTACTTATCTATTCAGCATTTCAAATAGTTCAAATAACTTCAAAAAATCAGTTTGAAGACATAAGAGAAAGTATAATCAGTTATAACGAACAGTTACTTTTGACTTTTGTTAAATCGCAAAGTATTACTTTAAATAAGGATATACAATTAATCAGTGAAGAAATTCATCATGTGTCTCTGGACTTTGCTCATGATTTTTCTGATGAAAAAAAAACGGATGAATTACGTAACAATCAAATTACTCTTTTGAATAATAATCTTAAGTCTTTTATTAATAATGTTAGTTTTATTGATATGAACAATAATGTAGAGACGGTTATTAATGATGGCGTGTTGGAAAACTTTAAAAATAAAGTCAACCTAGAAAAGCTTAAAAAATATCAAGATTTTTATATAGAAAAAAGAGTTTATAGAAGATCTATCGATAAGTTTTTCATGTATATAAAGCCAGAGCACTGGGCCAATTCCTTGCTGAAGTTTGAATTAAATTTAGATTATTTTTCTGACTCATTGACTTTTGAAGATATGATAGAAAAGCTACAATATCGCTATTTCTTAGTGGATGATCAAGGGAATTTGATTGCTTCCAATTTAAGACAAAACGCTATATCTATTATGGAACATAATATACCATTAGAAAAACCAATGTCGAATGTTGCTAATAAAATAATGTCGAATGGTACAGGAAGCTTTTCAATTAATACGGACGAAGGTGTTTACAACATCACTTTTTTTAAAAATGAAAACACAGCTTGGCGATTAATTTTGGTTACACCTGAGTCTGTTGTTCGATCTAGCTTCTCAACAACCAAAGAACTACTTCTTTCAGAAGATGGTTTGTTATTGGAAAAATTGTTCATTTCCACAATTGCGCTTTTGCTGTTATCTCTGTCCTTCAACTATGTAGCAATTAACCGACTTATAGCCCCGATTTCAAAGCTTATTGACCAAGCGAGGTCTCTCAAACGAAGAGATTTTACTAAAGCTACTAGTCTTGTACTCAGTAATGGTGATGAAATAGAACAACTATCGAAAGCTTATTGTGAAGCTGGGGAGCAAATTAAAGTGCTTATCGAAGGCTTAGAAAGTGAAGTTGATGAGCGAACAAACCAATATGAGATAGCAACTAAAAAAGCAAAAGAAGCAAATAAGCATAAGTCGATATTGCTATCGAATGTCTCTCATGAAATACGCACACCGCTTAATGCTATCATTGGTTATACTTATATGTTGAATAAGAGTGGTGCTATGGACTTAAAACATAAGTGCCACTTGGATGGAATATCCGCAGCTAGTCATACTATCCTTAGTATTGTTAACGATTTACTCGATTTGGAACGAGTTCAGGCATCAAACTATACTTTACATTCAAAATTAGTTTCATTACCTAAGCTACTTGATGATATTGAAATGACATTTTCACTACTCGCAGTAAATAAGGAGTTAGAATTAATTGTTCAAAGTGTAGGTATAGGTTATTCATCAACCATATATATTGATGAGTTGAGATTTAAGCAGGCGATTAGTAATATAATTTCAAATGCGATAAAATTTACAAACCAAGGAAGAGTAGTACTAACGGTATCAGTCGAAATGCATCAAGGTAATAAAAAAATAGTTTTCTCAATTGATGATACAGGGGTTGGTATTCCTGAAAATAAAATTGAATCAATATTCAATAATTTTGAACAAGTAAATCATGATGACCAGCAATTTGGTTTTGGACTTGGATTAGCTATTACACGTGCTATTGTTGAACTTATGGAAGGCGTGATAACGGTAGCTAGCGAAGTAGGTAAAGGTACTGGTTTCAAAATATATTTGCCTATTGATATCCTTTATGAAGCGAATTTGATTTCGGACATCCCTATAGCTAGGGATACGGTTACCACCAGAAGACATAATTACTCGGAAATGAAAGCCTTAGTAGTAGATGATGTTGAGTTTAATCGAGAGATCCTACAATTTCACCTGAATGAGTATGGGTTTCAATGCATTCTAGCGAGTAGTGGTCAAGAAGCTCTTGAACTTATTAAAGATCAAAAGTTTGATGTTGTATTGACGGATATTTCAATGCCCAAAATGGGTGGTATAGAGTTAGCAACAAGATTGAAAGATCTTCAACATGATTTACCTATAATAGCGGTTACAGCAAGAGCTACGGTTCAAGAGGAATCCCGAATGAATCAGTACTTTGATTGTTATTTGACTAAGCCTATTGACGAGATGGCTCTGACTAATGCTTTGAATTGTTCTCTCTTTGGAGGTTCTTGTTAGTCGAAAGTTTGGCGTCATTAGTATTGTTTACGTATTACAAGTAGATCAATATTAACTATATTTTCAATTAGATCTTAAGTCTCCATGAACTGCAGGGTTTGACACGTTTTTATGTTAGTCAATAACGGTTCTTTGGTTTTTAAAATCAGATTCAATTTATATACTCTTATAATCGTATGCGTTAATGGACTAGTTTGCTGCGTCGCTTTGCTTTTTTGGGCATTTTGTAAAAATAAAATTCATACTTGCCCTTAGCTTGCTGTCAAAAATAAATAAAAATAAGCTAAGTAAACGTTGAAATGAGAGGAATTAATTGATGTTGTTCGGAGATATAATTCGTTCATTCCGCACTAATAATGGATTGTCGCAAACAAATTTTGTTGATGTTGTTCAAAGAAGTAACTTTAATTTCAATAACTTAGATGTAGTTACTCTGAGTCGATGGGAAAGAGGAGTAACCACTCCTCATCTTAAGCGTCAAAACGAGCTCTTAGATCTATTGGGAGTGAATATCTTCGAGGTATGGGAAACTAACGACGCGACTACCATTTTAAATGGATTTAAAAATAAATTAAATAGTAATGGTTACATTGATACGAATGCTAATTTTGAAGTTGAAACGACAATTATAAATTCAATGAATTCACATTTGCTAGGCGAATTCCTAAATTTTATCAATGTTATATTTGAATATGAAGATAATTTGATATTTGTAGAAATGGTAGAGCTTGGGCTTAGTCGCAAATCTATTATCGAGAAGATATTAAATCAATACA is a window encoding:
- a CDS encoding winged helix-turn-helix domain-containing protein, whose amino-acid sequence is MKLQLHEGSLKAELFDPKENKTISKRFSRSEFLILRELLAHSEVHLTKEHLTQVGWPDSYVGENSLNMVIMTLRKKLAILGDFLEITTIYRVGYSLNFKTGSSSFS
- a CDS encoding Hpt domain-containing protein, encoding MSVQLSWSGRIMMYVIDENLFTKAIGVSYQSPQGKRFRQIAIRSLQKVEQDIAHNQESTKHLAHRIRGIALSCGVVDIGRICSKIELYDSVISDHLAQKALKDSVNILIHLCEE
- a CDS encoding ATP-binding protein; the encoded protein is MMNASILVIFVALLIYSAFQIVQITSKNQFEDIRESIISYNEQLLLTFVKSQSITLNKDIQLISEEIHHVSLDFAHDFSDEKKTDELRNNQITLLNNNLKSFINNVSFIDMNNNVETVINDGVLENFKNKVNLEKLKKYQDFYIEKRVYRRSIDKFFMYIKPEHWANSLLKFELNLDYFSDSLTFEDMIEKLQYRYFLVDDQGNLIASNLRQNAISIMEHNIPLEKPMSNVANKIMSNGTGSFSINTDEGVYNITFFKNENTAWRLILVTPESVVRSSFSTTKELLLSEDGLLLEKLFISTIALLLLSLSFNYVAINRLIAPISKLIDQARSLKRRDFTKATSLVLSNGDEIEQLSKAYCEAGEQIKVLIEGLESEVDERTNQYEIATKKAKEANKHKSILLSNVSHEIRTPLNAIIGYTYMLNKSGAMDLKHKCHLDGISAASHTILSIVNDLLDLERVQASNYTLHSKLVSLPKLLDDIEMTFSLLAVNKELELIVQSVGIGYSSTIYIDELRFKQAISNIISNAIKFTNQGRVVLTVSVEMHQGNKKIVFSIDDTGVGIPENKIESIFNNFEQVNHDDQQFGFGLGLAITRAIVELMEGVITVASEVGKGTGFKIYLPIDILYEANLISDIPIARDTVTTRRHNYSEMKALVVDDVEFNREILQFHLNEYGFQCILASSGQEALELIKDQKFDVVLTDISMPKMGGIELATRLKDLQHDLPIIAVTARATVQEESRMNQYFDCYLTKPIDEMALTNALNCSLFGGSC
- a CDS encoding helix-turn-helix domain-containing protein; the protein is MLFGDIIRSFRTNNGLSQTNFVDVVQRSNFNFNNLDVVTLSRWERGVTTPHLKRQNELLDLLGVNIFEVWETNDATTILNGFKNKLNSNGYIDTNANFEVETTIINSMNSHLLGEFLNFINVIFEYEDNLIFVEMVELGLSRKSIIEKILNQYNGELTLVSVNGQLIGHLLSSNYSLFSDFIKQKQFPKNEKVNLVITFNCTHYLSFISTMGREAYKFIQSLNPNTKFFVLLKNKKMFDLFFLLGFEYRSIATDNNSMKVMHSDSKRMKSKRAWMDIIANYKGDDDE